The genomic segment GCAGTTCGTGTGTTTTCGCTTTACGAGAAACGAATTGGTGTAACAGAGGATCAGCAGGAGCAAGCGTGGGGCAAGGCAGACTTTCAGTACCTGATTCATGAGGCTCCTGGTGCGCTATTCGGGGAAAAGCAAAACCCACTAAGCCGCTTTTATGGCGAACATACATCTTCATACGTCTCTAATCCGCCTATGCGAGTTCGCAAAACCTGCTGCTTCTACTACGAGGTCTCCTGTGTTAAAGAATACTGCTCTAACTGTCCGAAAGTTAGAGGTTGAGGGATACAGGTATTGTAAATTCAATAACAGCATACGAATTGAAAAGCACCCCAAATTATTAGCTAAAACTAATAATTTGGGGTGCAGTTTTTTATATCCACGGTTCCTTATTCTCTATATCTTATAGCTAATCCTTTTAAGAAATTCCTTGCGTATCTGTCAAGGCACTCTTTATAATTCTTGTGTCCTTCTTTTCTTAATACAGCACCTAATTCACCTTTTGTTATAACGACTCCTGCTTCTTCTAATATTTCAAGCATATCATCGCTTGTTAATGATAGTGCTATTTTCACTTTTTTTAGAAGGATATTATTAACGCTTTCATAATTTTTTATAGCCAGTGCCGGTTTTTCAGCTTGTCCTGGTTTTGGATCTTGTTGCCCTCTTTTGAAAATAATAAAGCCATTTAAAAATGAATCTAACATACTATTACTACACTTTAAAGTCCCTTCATTTTCAGCTGCATCATGGTAATTGTCATCTGATTTTATGAGCAACATGGACACTTCTTCTTGTGTTACTTCAACGCCGCCAAGTTTAAATATCTCTACCATAACCGAGTCTTTTATATCTAGAGCATATCGTAATCTAATTAATATATCATTATTATTCATTTATAAACCTCCAGTAAAATTGTTATATATACACAATAGTTTTATCATTTTTAACGTAGAAAAAGGCAATCAAAGTTAACCTAATAATAGCACATAAAAATAGTTTAACCTTTTTTTTGTTATATCAGACTTTAAAAAAGATGAATTCCCGTCTGCATTAAAAATTTAGAATAAGATGAGTGTGAAATCGTAGCTTTCCTCATCAATAAAATCCCTATATAATATAGTAGGAACGTCAATGCTTGTTCAGGTTGTGGACTGCATTAAATTATGAGGAATTATACTTAGTGAAGGAACAGGTGTAAAACATATGAGTTTATTGACTGTAGCAAATTTAAGTCACGGCTTCGGGGATCGCGCGATTTTCGAAGACGTCTCTTTTCGGTTATTGCAAGGAGAGCACATCGGCTTAATCGGCGCCAATGGCGAAGGTAAATCAACGTTCATGAACATTATTACGCGCAAGTTAGAACCTGACGCGGGAACGGTAAGTTGGGCGAAGCGGGTGCGGGTCGGGTATTTGGATCAACACGTTGCATTGAAACAAGGGATGAGCATTCGCGATGTGCTGCGGACCGCTTTTCAATATCTTTATGACCAGGAGACAGAAATGAATGCGCTCTTTGCCAAGATGGCTGAGGTAGATGCAGATGAACTGGAGGTCCTTCTTGAGGAGACGGGTCAGATGCAGGAAGAATTGACGAACAATGATTTTTATATCGTCGATTCCAAAGTCGATGAAGTAGCGAACGGACTAGGATTAAATGAATTTGGTCTAGATCGGGACGTTCATGATTTGAGTGGGGGGCAGCGGACAAAAGTGTTGCTTGGTAAGTTATTATTGGAAAAACCGGACATTCTTCTTCTTGACGAGCCGACGAACTATTTGGATGTTGAGCATATTGATTGGCTACGCAATTATTTGCAGAACTATGCGAATGCTTTCATATTGATTTCCCATGATATACCATTCTTGAATAGCGTTATTCAGCTTATCTACCACATGGAAAATCAGCAGATCACTCGATATTCTGGGGATTACGATGAATTTTTGCGCGTGCATGAAATGAAGAAGCAACAGGTGGAAGCCGCCTATAAAAAGCAACAGAAGGAAATTTCAAACCTTAAAGACTTCG from the Sporosarcina psychrophila genome contains:
- a CDS encoding ABC-F family ATP-binding cassette domain-containing protein, whose product is MSLLTVANLSHGFGDRAIFEDVSFRLLQGEHIGLIGANGEGKSTFMNIITRKLEPDAGTVSWAKRVRVGYLDQHVALKQGMSIRDVLRTAFQYLYDQETEMNALFAKMAEVDADELEVLLEETGQMQEELTNNDFYIVDSKVDEVANGLGLNEFGLDRDVHDLSGGQRTKVLLGKLLLEKPDILLLDEPTNYLDVEHIDWLRNYLQNYANAFILISHDIPFLNSVIQLIYHMENQQITRYSGDYDEFLRVHEMKKQQVEAAYKKQQKEISNLKDFVARNKANAATSKMAMSRQKKLDKMDVIELDAEKPKPQFSFKQARTPGKYLFETKELVIGYDEPLSNALELTMERGQKIALSGANGIGKTTLLKSILGEIPALAGSVTRGDHLEIGYFEQEAKSENNNTCLEEVWEAFPHFTQYEVRAALARCGLTTKHIESKVKVLSGGEKAKVRLCKLLNRETNLLVLDEPTNHLDRDAKEELKRALKEYKGSVLLISHEPDFYEGLVTDVWNGENWTTKMF
- a CDS encoding DUF1456 family protein; amino-acid sequence: MNNNDILIRLRYALDIKDSVMVEIFKLGGVEVTQEEVSMLLIKSDDNYHDAAENEGTLKCSNSMLDSFLNGFIIFKRGQQDPKPGQAEKPALAIKNYESVNNILLKKVKIALSLTSDDMLEILEEAGVVITKGELGAVLRKEGHKNYKECLDRYARNFLKGLAIRYRE